The sequence TGAAACCCTTCTTTCCCAATTTAGTAATTGAACAAACCTTGGAATTCATCAAGTTCAATCAGAATTTCAAGAATGTTCAAAAATTATTCCCCTGTACAATATATCTGTCCTTTTTGTAATCATCTTTGGCTGAAGAGCCGGCAGCAATAAACATTCTTCTACTTTGAACGCCTGAAAAGCAGCACAACACAATGCATTAAGCCCTTTCCTTTAGTTAGATGGGAAGCCCTTAGGTCAACACATCTAAGTCATACTCCATAGGAAATCAGGACAAACCATATTTCAGTTAACAAGATTTCAGTCCAAAATGCTCTTCGCTTAATTCTGCTCATATTGCAATAGAGTGGacaaaacatattcaatttttttggaaagaacTTAGTAAACAGGATATAAGAGAGGTTATCAATATGGATTACCCTACTCCCAGCAAGTCAACTAGTTACCTGTGTCCCAATTAGTTAAACCCTATGACAATCTGTTAATTCAGCCTTTAATAACTTTAAAAGTTTTGGAAATATCCTCTGTGGAAATATGAACAGCAACTAAGTTCACAACTTCTGGTGgattttggaaagaaaataccacccccagaaacccaaaaaatgtaCAAAAGCCCCAAGTGATGCATGGGCAGATTGCTCTCTTGCAGTCTGTAAATACTATGCTTGAGTCAAACAATTTTTGGAAGTCAGTATCTAATTAGGGAATCCTGTACAATGCCAAATATCCCAGCAATCATAGAAAAAGTATTGTGTTCGTGGAAATTAATCATCACAATTTTCTACATACATCACAAAGAATGGTGAGACCCTCTCTTGATCTTCCTACGGAAGGGCCTGCATGCCTCAATGCTGAGATCAACAGCTGCTGCAAGTGCCATGAAAATGGCAGCATCCTCCACACATGTTACATGTCGCATGGCCAGTTGTACCAATGGCTTGCTACTCTTCCCTTCCCCTTGCACTCTACAGCTCATGACAAAACCTCCAACAGCTAGAGCCAACGCTGCAAAGTCTCCACTGCTTTGCGGGCTTGGTATTGGACTTGCTGCTGCTGCTCGCATTTGTCTGTCAGTGTCTATGAAAAACTCCCCACCCTTTTCAGCATTGATAAAAATCTCAGACACGAGAAGCTCCCCTCCCTCTTGGCCATCAGAAAGAAGGCGAAATCGACAGCAGACAGAATCTCTGATGCCACGTTCACGCCATGCCTCAAGCTTTCCCCATGGCTGCCAACTCTCAGGCCTACAAATATCAGGGCGAACAATTAACCAAGCTCCTGGGTTGGACCTGGCCACCCAATCACAACCTGTTGCTGGCACAAATGGAGTTGTAATAAAGGCGGCGGCAACAGCCGAGCCAGAGAGATCATGTATCTTCACCTTCCACCCcttcctttctcttctctccatCTCTAGGTCAGAACCATCAGCAGAAACTGACCAGTAAGTGCTCAATGGATCCACCTGGGGTACCCTGTCAATTCATTATCATTAATCactatcaaaaaattaatggaaaacaaAAGTTCATCCTACTCAATTACATGACTAACAGAGAAACGGAAACaagaaaatagtataaaaatccTTTTCATGCACAATATTTGTCACAAAAAGCAAGAGACCCATGGTTACATTTCCTGTTGTTCATTGGTGGTCAAATAAAGCATCAAGAAAGATCACTTCCCTTGCCAATTCTATATTTCTATTATAAGGAAGAAAAGTTTCGTGCTTCTTTCACTCAAAAGGTGCATGTCACCCAAAGTTCCATCTACCTTAAAGGAGTATCTCCTGAAACAGATGTAGCCAAAACTACACCATTCATAAAGCTTACCCATCCTACAAGAATCTAAAGCTAGCAAAGACCTTTTGAAAACTTAATAAGAATATTAAATTTTTCTCAAGATATCAATATTAGATACTCTCCACACTATAgataaaacatttgaaatgacacaattattaatgaaaaataaaaaatataataatcttCTTAAAATGTCCTTTACTCTTTATTAGAAATGGCACGACTTTTAATAATAATCTTTTCcgtattatttttttaaaaaggataatatagaaaatgaaatattCACTTTTGGAAAGTTTCATATATTTGGGATGACAACGGacaacccaaaaaattttaaaaaaaaagctctcATATATTTTGGCATGGAAGGTAATACTCTTATCAAGTTTGAAGGTTTTATACGACTGATCAAAGTAGAAGAGATCATGTAAATCATATCACCTTTCTCGACTAAACTTGCAACTGAAGATAGGCTGCTTAATGGAACCTTGAAGTTGAACTATTTGAGGACTCAATCTGGTCAAATCTTCAAACTTGAAAACGTATCTTGGATCAGGGTCCAGTTTCACTCTCAAATGAAGCTCTGCTCCTGGTCTTCCACATTCCTGCTTGCTTTTGCCAATACCAATCCAACCATTAAAAAGAATCACTGGCCTCCCTTCACCCCATTCAGGACCTACCTCCAGTTTAAATGTCCCAATCTGCTGCCTCTTGATGCCTACACCACAATGGGACCCCTTCCTTCCTGAAAAAACAGCAATCTCCAAACACGAATGACTGTTATAAAAACAGCCAGGTGCCAACAATGCCTTCAGATCAGATTCTTCAAGATAAAAGCTCGAGGCAATGCTGTGAGAATCATGTGTAACTTCAGGAGAGGTTATTAAGGGTACTGATGTAGTCTGCACGGGAAAACCTCGAAGACGAATTTCGCATGAACATGGCGAAGAGATTGCATGAATTCCAGAATTCACCGAGTTCAAAGCTGCTCCAGGTATCCTCAGCCACAATGAGCCTATAGACAATCTAATAAAAGCCTGAGGATCCATTATGGTCACAAATCTTTTGCCATTGTAGATCTATTCTTAAATAGTTCAAGAACCCTGTGGCATCAGGAGAC is a genomic window of Quercus lobata isolate SW786 chromosome 2, ValleyOak3.0 Primary Assembly, whole genome shotgun sequence containing:
- the LOC115977479 gene encoding uncharacterized protein LOC115977479, translating into MDPQAFIRLSIGSLWLRIPGAALNSVNSGIHAISSPCSCEIRLRGFPVQTTSVPLITSPEVTHDSHSIASSFYLEESDLKALLAPGCFYNSHSCLEIAVFSGRKGSHCGVGIKRQQIGTFKLEVGPEWGEGRPVILFNGWIGIGKSKQECGRPGAELHLRVKLDPDPRYVFKFEDLTRLSPQIVQLQGSIKQPIFSCKFSRERVPQVDPLSTYWSVSADGSDLEMERRERKGWKVKIHDLSGSAVAAAFITTPFVPATGCDWVARSNPGAWLIVRPDICRPESWQPWGKLEAWRERGIRDSVCCRFRLLSDGQEGGELLVSEIFINAEKGGEFFIDTDRQMRAAAASPIPSPQSSGDFAALALAVGGFVMSCRVQGEGKSSKPLVQLAMRHVTCVEDAAIFMALAAAVDLSIEACRPFRRKIKRGSHHSL